The window CCTCTAAAGCTTTCTTGACGCCATCAACTATCGCAGCTTGTGCGTTTTCTACTCTCATCAACGTTGAAGCAAGATGGTCTATGAGATAAGCAGCGGCAGCAGTTGGTGTTTTCACACGTTGAAACGATACCATATCCAAGATGCTTTCATCACGTTCGTGCCCAATACCTGTTATAATTGGTAATGGAAAGTTTGCCACATTCTCAGCAAGATTCAAGGTATCAAAACCGCTAAGGTCGGCTGTTGCGCCACCACCACGAATAATAACAACACAGTCAAAATCTTCTTCACGACTATTGATTTGATTCAATGCGTTTATTATACTCTGTTCAACAGAGTCGCCCTGCATAATAGCAGGAAACAATTCTACGTGGAAATAGAGTCCATACTCATTAGTTTCCAACTGATTACAGAAGTCACCATAACCAGCAGCGGTCTCAGAAGAGATTACAGCTATACGCTGAGCAAACATCGGAAGACAAAGTTCTTTTTGCAAATCAAAGACTCCTTCAGCCTTTAATTGACGGATAATCTCTTGCCGCTTACGCATCATATCACCCATCGTATACTCAGGATTGATATCATCAACTATCCAAGAGAAGCCATACTGAGGATGAAATTGAGCATGAACTTGTAACATTACCTTCATTCCTGCTCGTATTTCCTGACCTGTAATACGAATAAAAGCTGGCTTAATAAGTGTCCAAATGTTGCTCCAACACTTTGCTGAAGCACGTGCTATAGGTACATTGCCCCCTTCGTTCTTCTCAATCAGCTCCATATAACAGTGTCCACGATTCTCACGGGCCTCAGACAATTCTGCTTCCACCCAATAAGAACGTGACAGAGTTGCGTCTATCACATCTGCTACAAGACTGTTTAATTCAAATAACGAAAGTGTTTTGGTCATCTTTTAGAAATATTTGTTTCACTAACCACTACTGATTATAACGAGTTGCAGACTGATAGGCTGACCAAAAGTCAGGTATACCATATCCCATTATATTGTCAGGAGATTGACAATTATTTCCCGATTGACGAACAATATCTAATATCTCTTTTGCTGATTTATTAGGACATGCCTGCCACAAACAGGCAACCATACCAGCTATGAGTGGACAAGCGAACGACGTTCCATTGTCTGGTATGATATATCCCCTACCCGATACGACATTTGTTGGACATCCATAAGCCATTACATCTGGCTTAATACGCCCATCAGCTGTAGGTCCTATCGATGAAAAAGGGGCATTAACTTTATCAAGAGTAACCGCTCCCACGGTAAGAATATCATGAGCATCAGCAGGAACATTAATCTTCTTCCAAGTTCCCATACCATCGTTACCAGCACTATTTACAAGTATCATTCCCTTACTTGCCAAACGAGATGCTGCTTGAGAAATCGCTGCAGTTCGTCCATTTAGATCTGAGTAACGATAGTTCATAGTTTTATCATCAAAGCTGTGATAGCCCAAAGATGAACTAATAACATCCACACCTACTGAATCAGAGAACTCAACTGCAGCTATCCAAAAATCTTCTTCTGCAGGACTTTCTGTCGAATAGTCTTCCGTACGAAGCAACCAGAAATTAGCTTTAGGAGCTGTACCCACAAACACCGTAGGCTGGTTCATGGCTATTGTTGACAAAGTCTTGGTACCGTGATCCATCTCTTTATAGACATCATTATCATACCCTGCAACAAAGTTATGTGTACCTTTTATATTGAGATTCCTAAAGGCAGCAATCTTATCAACATTCATAAAACCTGCATCCAACACTGCGATAGTCATGCCTTGTCCCATAAAACCAAGGTTGTGCAGCTTTCTGCCATTCAAACTCTCAATTTGTCCCTTACCCATACCATAATAATCGTGAACAGTAGAATCAAGAGATTGAAGTTCAGAATTATAACGAACACGTTGAGAAAGTGGACGGATAGAGTCTGGAGAGACAAATACCAGCTTACTATCTTTCACAAAAGACAATACTTTTAAGTCTTCTAACGTTTGGCGATTATTGCCACGCACAAGAACAGAGTTATTCCATTTACTCACAGCAACAACCTTACCACCTCTCTTCTTGATCTGTTGAATATAATCAGGTGATACCGGTAGGTCTGTCGAATCAATCTTTAACCCCTGCCGTTCACGTCGAAGAAGAGAAGCTTTTGATAGAAATTTCTCTGGTTTATCCAAGGAATAAGGTGTTCCATTCTTATCTTTTAGAGTAACACGGAACATATAACACTTTCCTCCTGGGTACCCTATCAAGCCACCACTCTTATTAGAAGCTAATAAAGTAGTGCTGACCAGTATAAATAGAAATGTAATATAACTTCTGAGATGAGTTTGTTTCATAATCTGCAAACTTACACAAAATAATCGAATTATGCCGCAGATATAGAAAGAAATTAAATAAATAAAAAGGATTTCCTTTATTAGGAAATCCTTCTTGTACACCCTTAGGGACTCGAACCCTAGACCCACTGATTAAGAGTCAGTTGCTCTACCAACTGAGCTAAGGGTGCATGCTAAACGAAAAGACCTGGGTTAGAAATCAATTCTTGTACACCCTTAGGGACTCGAACCCTAGACCCACTGATTAAGAGTCAGTTGCTCTACCAACTGAGCTAAGGGTGCTCATTTCGTTTTTGCGAGTGCAAAGGTATTACTTTTTTGCGAATTAACCAAACTTTTCTTTCTTTTTTTAGTCATAAATCAGTCGACTATATTAGACTTTCACGCAGCAAGTTTATTATAACTACATGATAATATGAGTATTACAAAATGACATAGTTCTAAAAGGAAACAATTATTTTTATGTATTTATAATTATCTTTCGCTCCAGATAAGTAAATTCAGACGCCTTTGATGCCTAATCAACTTATATAATTTAAACAAATTGAGGATGAAACCGACGACAGTTTCATCCTCATAATATCGTTTTATAATGATTTCTCTATTATATATTATACTGATGCAAATCAACGAACTTACCACGCTGGCGACGCTCATCAATCATATGTTGTAGCTTTGCTTTGCGATGTGGCGCAATCCATTTCTTCGCAAAAATGTTAGGAATAGCAACACCAAGAGCAATACAAAATAATACCAACGAACCATTGATTGCAAAAGACATAGCATGCGTTACTTCTCCAACAACACCCTGCATTCCCATAAAGCCATAAAGTGCACGATACATTAATACACCTGGGACGATAGGGATAACAGCAGGAATAGTGATACACTGATGTGGTGTATGGAGGATATGAACAGCCTTAATATTAATGATAGATATCAATGCCGAACCACAAAGTGAACCAACAACTATTCCAAGTCCAAGACCAGCATTTCCTGTTGAAGGATCAAGGAATACGAAGTTACGCGTACAAACACAGATTATACCTCCAACCGCAATCCAAGGCATTAAACGATATGGAATATTATAAATCGTTGCAAAGCCCATAGCAGAAATTGCAGCAGCAACAGCATAGACATAGAAAGAGTGATGAGGAATTGTTGATAGGTCTTTTGCAAAGCCATCAAAACTACCACACTTAATTGCCAACATAATACCAAATGACATTGCTATGACAATAAGGAGCGTATTCATTGCACGGACTAATCCTGTGTTTATATGATTGTCTAACAAGTCATTAACAGCGTTTATTAAAGGTACTCCTGGAACAATATAAAGGGCACAAGCTAAGAGTGGATGCCAAGGAGTTTCTGTAAACAGAATTGGACGAAGGAACTCTGGTAGCGCTGCTTGAACGGTAGGTGTAGAGAGAAAAGATGACAACCATGCAAGAATTGTACTAACAAAAGCTGCAATAGCAAAGTTGGCATAAAGATTAGAACCAGAATGATTCAAGAACATACGAAGGCGATTACCCAATATAGCTGCTATAGAAGCATAGAAGAAAGCTGTCCAATCACAACCAAACTGAATACAGAATCCACCACAAGCAAGACCTGCACCAATAGCAATCACCCAATCCTTGTAATAGTGTTTACCATTAGCAATCTTCTCAAGTTCTTCTTCATACTTGTCTAACGAATAGTCTTTTTGAATAGCACGCCATGAGAGTTTTGAAACTTCCTGAATAGCAAGCATATTAATCACGTGCTTATCACAACGTTGCATCTTAGAAAAGCTATGATATTCGTCACTAATATTCACCTGCAACATATAGTAATCTACATTCATGTGTAGATTTTCCTTTGGAAGTCCCAAATAAGCTGCTGTGCGCTCCATATTTCGCTTCACACGACTCGTATCAGCAGAACTTTCCATAAGAATTTGCCCTGTACGAAGGAGCAAATCGAGTTTTCTACGAAGGGTTTTCTTGGAACAATCCATCTGTTTTTCGTCCATACAAAACTATCTTTAAACTTTAAAACTTTTGCAAAGGTACAATTTATTATCCGTATAGGAAAATTACGCTACTAAAATTCAAATCTTTAGCTTAATAATTATAGAACTTTGTTCTCAATGGTAAAAGGCTCATCAGACTTTTCGAGTAATACTACTATAGATTTTTACGACGCAAACCTCTACTTTCCTTTAAGCTTATTCGTGATCAACAAGTTTTCTTATGCTCAGTAAAGCTGTACATCGTAACCGTCCACACCCTTCCGCACCATTAGTGTTCACCGCCCGCACAATATGTGCTAACCCTCCGCACCAAATCATTTCACAAACAGTAAAATACGGATTATGAGAAGTTTGAGTAGGTATATATCAAAGAGTGGATGAATAAAAACAAACGAGTTACTTTCCCTCTCTTTATTTTTCAATGCCTCAAAGAATCTTCTATCAATGCAGCAACGATAACCATTTTCTCGTAGAAAACGAAGTGGACGAGAAGAAATCCGGACTATAACATTGAGTTTCTTACATCTTCGTTAGGAAATCTCTTCAAAGCCGTTTTTCATTGAGGTATTAATACCGACAATATCCTGGTAATCAAAGCTTTTCTGTTGGATAAATCGATTTTAATGGAGTGTTGTAACCATGAAAATAAAGCTTCTCAAATAGTTATAATATGCAATATGTGCAATAAAACAAAGAATCTTCAAAAATAAATTCCGATTTCTTTGGATTTCTAAAGAATGTTATATATTTTTGCTCAAATCGTTATGAGAAAATATATTTTTACTGCCATTATAGCATCTGTAACTTTAACGAGTTGCTTGAGTTTCTTCCCCAATCGGTACGAGAAAGCTCTTGTATACAATGGTTTTCGAGTAAATACCAATACAGGGATAGCTACAAAAGTGAACATAAAAGGCTACTATTCTATAGTTAAAGATAGCACCGATTCTGTTACTGTAGGAGGTTCTTCTATCATTAGCAAGGGTGGCATGTCGACGCTTGCAGGGTATAATCCTTTTATCCTTTATGAGGATGGAACATACGGAAATATTCTTTTTAATGCTGTAGAAAAGGATTTTTATGCCAATGAGCATTATAAGAGAGCTAATGTGGAATTGGATAAGGAGTGTACTCCTTTGAATAAGATATATCTTATGAGGAGTGGGTATTATAAGCTAAAAGAAGATACAATCTGTGTAACGACATATATATTTTATTTACTACGCACAGAACTGGTATTACTGAGGTATAAAATCATTGATAGTTGTCATCTGCTACTTTTAGATGAAACTTATATTTCTGGAAATAAAATGAAAACGATACTTGTGTTCAGAATAGGATATTTGAATTTATCCCAGCTAAAACACTTCCTTCTCCTTCCTTGTTCCCAATTAAAAAGAAAAGGTGGGCTTGGGCTAATAAGAAGGATTGGAAACAATTTAAGCATAGTATTGCAAGAACATCAAAAAACAATAAGAATATACAATATTTTTTTCAAGTTTATCAGAGATACATTTTATAGCAATTATTACTTATCATCCTTTAATCCACATCGATCATTAGAGGCTAAACATATTTTGTTTTATTATCGAGCAGATCTTGGGCTAATAAGAAGGATTGGAAACAATTTAAGCATAGTATTGCAAGAACATCAAAAACAAATAAGAATATACTATATTTTTTTCAAGTTTATCAGAACTACATTTTATAGCAATTATTGCTTATCATTCTTTAACCCAAATCGATCATTAGAGGTTAAACATATTTTGTTTTATTATCGAGCAGATTATTTGGCTTTGTAACGCAGGCGTAACGGGCTACGTCAAGTTACAAAGATACACAAGATGCCGATAAGAAAATAAAAGATGTTAGGAAACAATACTATAGTTATAAGAATTATACATATTGTGGTCTAATGACCGATTGGGCTTTAGTAAGATTACTAAACATTGATCTTTTTGATTCGTTTAATCTCAAAATCTACAGCGATAGTATTTATTGTTTTATTTCACGGTAGTTGACTTCGATTATCTCTTTAAGATTATCGGAATCTTCTTCATTTTAAGAGACATTGATTTTGGGAATAAACAGGTCTTTTAGTGTTCAGTAAATCCGTAATGTGACTCTCCTTGTAATAACACTTGTGTTCAATCATTGAATAAGGAATTTTACCCACATCTCTGTATGATTTCAAGGTATACTTACTGATAATCAAACGCTTACATGAATCTTCGTTATCAAGCCAGCCCTCCGCATTGAGCGGATTGCCGATGAATTAATCGATACGATGAATAAAGTTTGCAGAACAAAACAATTTATTAAAAATATATTTTCCTGTCACTGATGTCATCTAAAAAGAGCCTATAAATCATTGATTTGCAGTACCTTTATATGAAGTGTTAAAAGTGACAGCAAAATAAAATTAAAATAACAATGGTTATATCACTAACTTTAGTCTGCTTTATTACTCCCCATATCGGAAACCTTAATTAAAATATTATAGCTGCATAATAGCTTTTTGGATATTATCTTTTGCAACGTTAGGCTTCATTGCTTCTGTGAGCAACATATCCTTTGGTGTAATACATTGAACTTGTGAGAAGCCTGCTTTAAGTAAAGCTGCCGCATCCTTTATCTTCCCAGCTATAAGCATAACAGGAACATTCTTGCGAAGACCATATTCTAAAACCCTTATCGGTATCTTTCCCATTAATGTCTGACCATCTGCGCTACCCTCCCCTGTTATAATCAAATCAGCATCTTCTATAAGTGAACTAAAATTGACAGTTTCTAAAAGTACATCTGCACCCGACCTCATCTTGGCATTCATAAACTGCATAAAAGCATAACCCAATCCGCCTGCAGCTCCAGCACCGTTATTCAAAGAACAATCAAAACCTAACTGAGCAGCAGCCATACGCGCAAAAGTATGTGCTCGACGATCCAAACAAACTATCATTTCTGGTGTCGCTCCCTTCTGTGGACCAAAAACGACAGCAGCACCACGTTCACCAAAGAGAGGATTATTTACATCTGAAGCTAAGATTATATCTAAATCTCGTAAAAATTTATCACGCCAGTTCTTCCCAAGAATGTCTTTCAAAGCAGCTAACATACCAAGTCCGCAATCGCTTGTAGCCGACCCTCCAAGTCCGATAATAAACTTTCTAAACCCTCTTTGAAGTGCATCTGCAAAGAGTTCACCTAATCCATAAGTGGTAGCTCGTAAAGGGTTCAAATCCTGCTCCTTAAGAAGATTTATGCCACACGACAAAGCCGTCTCTATGACGACCATATTATCTGCACATACAGCATAGCTTGCTTGAATGGGACGCATGAGTGCATCGTGGCAATTAATAGTAATCTCCTTACAGTCGAATAACTGTAAAAAGACTTCTAACATTCCATCTCCTCCATCCGTGACAGGTACCTTTACAATCTTAGCATCATGCCACCGTTCACGAAGTCCTTGCTCTACTGCATCTTCTGCTTCAACAGAAGAGAGACAACCTTTAAAACTATCAATAGCTAAAATAATATGCTTCATATTGACTGCAAAGTTATTAAGAATTCGTGAATAATTTGGTTTTTACATCTATTATATATCTTTGCAAGATAAACTGTAATTATATACCTCTTTATGAAACAATTTTTCAAATTTGTTTTTGCTTCTTTCTTTGGAATGATGTTGTTTAGCATCGTTACAGGACTCTTTGCACTTTTTACTATTGTTGGTATGATTGCATCGCAGGATACAACCAAAGAACCTGAAGACAACTCAGTACTTGTATTGAATCTTTCAGGACAGATGTCAGAGAGAAGTGAAAACAATTTTCTTAGTCAGCTACAAGGTTCTCAATAAATAGTTTGGGTCTTGACGATATGCTTGAAGGAATCAGAAAAGCTAAAGACAACGATAAAATAAAGGGTATATACATAGAAGCTGGTGCGTTTGCGTCTGATTCATATGCTTCTATGCAGGCATTGCGTAAAGCACTACTCGATTTTAAGAAGAGTAGAAAGTGGATTATTTCTTACGCTGACACCTATACACAGGGTACATACTATTTGTCGTCTGTTGCTGATAAGGTTTATCTTAATCCACAAGGACAGATTGACTGGCATGGATTAGCTTCTGAACCAGTTTTCATTAAGGACCTCTTGGCGAAATTCGGTGTAAAGATGCAGGTAGTAAAGGTTGGTGCTTACAAGAGCGCAACCGAGATGTTCACAGGTGACAAGATGAGTGATGCTAATCGTGAACAAACATCAGCCTATTTAAACAGTATTTGGGGCAATATTACAAAGGAAGTTGGCGCAAGCAGAAGTTTGTCAGTAGCACAACTGAACGCATACGCTGACAGTATGATAACCTTTGCTGACCCACAAGAATATGTAAAATTAAAGCTCGTTGATGGCTTAGTTTATACAGACCAGATAAAGGGAATCGTCAAAAAACAGTTAGGTATTGAGGCTGACAAAGACATTAATCAGGTTACAATTGCTGACATGGTGAACACTGAGGACAAAAACCAAGGTGATAAGGAAAATGAAGTTGCAGTCTACTATGCTTATGGTGACATTGTTGATGGTGTTGTAGGAGGTCTTTTCTCACAGGATCATCAGATTGACGCACAAGTTGTTTGCAAAGATTTGGAGAAGCTGGCAAAAGATAAAGATGTTAAAGCTGTTGTCGTACGTGTCAACTCTGGCGGTGGTTCTGCTTATGCATCAGAGCAAATCTGGCATCAGATTATGGAACTGAAGAAGTTGAAACCTGTCGTTGTTAGTATGGGTGGAATGGCTGCATCTGGTGGCTATTATATATCAGCTCCAGCCAACTGGATTGTTGCTGAGCCTACTACAATCACAGGCTCTATAGGAATCTTTGGTATGTTCCCTGA is drawn from Prevotella melaninogenica and contains these coding sequences:
- a CDS encoding glycerate kinase family protein, which gives rise to MKHIILAIDSFKGCLSSVEAEDAVEQGLRERWHDAKIVKVPVTDGGDGMLEVFLQLFDCKEITINCHDALMRPIQASYAVCADNMVVIETALSCGINLLKEQDLNPLRATTYGLGELFADALQRGFRKFIIGLGGSATSDCGLGMLAALKDILGKNWRDKFLRDLDIILASDVNNPLFGERGAAVVFGPQKGATPEMIVCLDRRAHTFARMAAAQLGFDCSLNNGAGAAGGLGYAFMQFMNAKMRSGADVLLETVNFSSLIEDADLIITGEGSADGQTLMGKIPIRVLEYGLRKNVPVMLIAGKIKDAAALLKAGFSQVQCITPKDMLLTEAMKPNVAKDNIQKAIMQL
- a CDS encoding S8 family peptidase, whose amino-acid sequence is MKQTHLRSYITFLFILVSTTLLASNKSGGLIGYPGGKCYMFRVTLKDKNGTPYSLDKPEKFLSKASLLRRERQGLKIDSTDLPVSPDYIQQIKKRGGKVVAVSKWNNSVLVRGNNRQTLEDLKVLSFVKDSKLVFVSPDSIRPLSQRVRYNSELQSLDSTVHDYYGMGKGQIESLNGRKLHNLGFMGQGMTIAVLDAGFMNVDKIAAFRNLNIKGTHNFVAGYDNDVYKEMDHGTKTLSTIAMNQPTVFVGTAPKANFWLLRTEDYSTESPAEEDFWIAAVEFSDSVGVDVISSSLGYHSFDDKTMNYRYSDLNGRTAAISQAASRLASKGMILVNSAGNDGMGTWKKINVPADAHDILTVGAVTLDKVNAPFSSIGPTADGRIKPDVMAYGCPTNVVSGRGYIIPDNGTSFACPLIAGMVACLWQACPNKSAKEILDIVRQSGNNCQSPDNIMGYGIPDFWSAYQSATRYNQ
- a CDS encoding threonine/serine ThrE exporter family protein translates to MDEKQMDCSKKTLRRKLDLLLRTGQILMESSADTSRVKRNMERTAAYLGLPKENLHMNVDYYMLQVNISDEYHSFSKMQRCDKHVINMLAIQEVSKLSWRAIQKDYSLDKYEEELEKIANGKHYYKDWVIAIGAGLACGGFCIQFGCDWTAFFYASIAAILGNRLRMFLNHSGSNLYANFAIAAFVSTILAWLSSFLSTPTVQAALPEFLRPILFTETPWHPLLACALYIVPGVPLINAVNDLLDNHINTGLVRAMNTLLIVIAMSFGIMLAIKCGSFDGFAKDLSTIPHHSFYVYAVAAAISAMGFATIYNIPYRLMPWIAVGGIICVCTRNFVFLDPSTGNAGLGLGIVVGSLCGSALISIINIKAVHILHTPHQCITIPAVIPIVPGVLMYRALYGFMGMQGVVGEVTHAMSFAINGSLVLFCIALGVAIPNIFAKKWIAPHRKAKLQHMIDERRQRGKFVDLHQYNI
- the xseA gene encoding exodeoxyribonuclease VII large subunit — protein: MTKTLSLFELNSLVADVIDATLSRSYWVEAELSEARENRGHCYMELIEKNEGGNVPIARASAKCWSNIWTLIKPAFIRITGQEIRAGMKVMLQVHAQFHPQYGFSWIVDDINPEYTMGDMMRKRQEIIRQLKAEGVFDLQKELCLPMFAQRIAVISSETAAGYGDFCNQLETNEYGLYFHVELFPAIMQGDSVEQSIINALNQINSREEDFDCVVIIRGGGATADLSGFDTLNLAENVANFPLPIITGIGHERDESILDMVSFQRVKTPTAAAAYLIDHLASTLMRVENAQAAIVDGVKKALEVEKMRIQHIGSHIPVLFSVVRTKQEAWLEGLSQRLVMRMNETIKQADFHLSTLQNRLLPTLKNKLSGEHHRLDILEQRARLLDPSLLLKRGYSITLCNGKTIRNAKDLKIGDTITTRFEAGEVESKVEHLS